One Candidatus Devosia phytovorans genomic window carries:
- the pyrH gene encoding UMP kinase: MPMAPAYKRILLKVSGEALSGDQQFGIQPEFLGGVAQQIAEVANSGVQVAIVTGGGNIFRGMAVAANGGDRVTADMMGTLGTVINALALAGALTTAGVKAKVFSATTMPSVADTYTARAAKAALDDGYVVVLGGGIGNPFFTTDTAAALRAIELECDIVLKGTNVDGVYSADPKKDPAATRYEQISHDDVISQNLRVMDTAAFALARDNNMPIIVYSLDDKEGLSGVLAGRVRSTRVGMPL, from the coding sequence CTGCCGATGGCACCTGCCTATAAACGCATTCTCCTCAAGGTTTCGGGCGAAGCGCTTTCGGGCGATCAGCAGTTCGGCATCCAGCCAGAATTTTTGGGCGGCGTCGCCCAGCAGATCGCCGAAGTCGCCAATTCGGGCGTCCAGGTCGCCATCGTCACCGGTGGTGGCAATATCTTCCGCGGCATGGCCGTGGCCGCCAATGGCGGCGATCGAGTCACCGCCGACATGATGGGCACCCTGGGCACCGTGATCAATGCGCTGGCCCTGGCTGGCGCGCTGACCACGGCAGGCGTCAAGGCCAAGGTGTTCAGCGCCACGACCATGCCCTCCGTCGCCGACACCTATACCGCCCGGGCCGCCAAGGCGGCGCTGGACGATGGCTATGTGGTGGTGCTGGGTGGCGGTATCGGCAATCCATTTTTCACCACCGACACGGCGGCCGCGCTGCGGGCGATCGAGCTCGAATGCGACATCGTGCTCAAGGGCACCAATGTCGACGGCGTCTATTCGGCGGACCCGAAAAAGGATCCGGCGGCAACCCGCTACGAGCAGATCAGCCATGACGATGTGATCAGTCAGAACCTGCGGGTGATGGATACTGCCGCCTTCGCACTTGCCCGCGACAATAACATGCCGATAATCGTGTATTCGCTGGACGACAAGGAAGGTCTTTCTGGTGTATTGGCCGGACGTGTCCGCAGTACACGCGTCGGCATGCCGCTTTAG
- the frr gene encoding ribosome recycling factor has translation MAYDLADLKTRMQKSISSLRDELAGLRTGRASASLLEPVTVEAYGSRMPLNQVATVTVPEARMLSVQVWDRSMANAVEKAIRDSGLGLNPMGEGQIIRVPLPELNEQRRKELAKVAHNYAEAARVAVRHIRRDGMDDLKKAQKDGLSEDDARVQSDLVQKATDAAVTEIDQVVAAKEAEIMQV, from the coding sequence ATGGCCTATGATCTCGCAGACCTCAAAACCCGCATGCAGAAGTCGATTTCTTCGCTGCGCGACGAACTTGCTGGTTTGCGGACCGGACGTGCCAGCGCGAGCCTGCTCGAGCCGGTGACCGTTGAAGCCTATGGTTCGCGCATGCCGCTCAACCAGGTCGCAACCGTGACTGTGCCCGAGGCGCGCATGCTCTCCGTCCAGGTCTGGGATCGCAGCATGGCCAATGCCGTGGAAAAGGCGATCCGTGATAGTGGCCTGGGCCTCAACCCGATGGGCGAGGGCCAGATCATCCGTGTGCCGCTGCCCGAGCTTAACGAGCAGCGCCGCAAGGAACTGGCCAAGGTCGCGCACAACTATGCCGAGGCTGCCCGTGTCGCCGTGCGCCACATCCGCCGCGATGGCATGGATGATCTTAAGAAGGCGCAAAAGGACGGTCTGAGCGAGGATGATGCCCGCGTACAGTCCGATCTCGTGCAGAAGGCGACCGATGCTGCCGTCACCGAAATCGACCAGGTCGTTGCCGCCAAAGAAGCGGAAATCATGCAGGTCTAA
- a CDS encoding isoprenyl transferase: protein MSIDPAMNVEVAQRPRLRIPTHLGVIMDGNGRWAKARGKRRTEGHIEGVKSLRNLVELCINYGVAHLTVFSFSSENWTRPKDEISFIFNLLRRFVASDLQRLIRNNVKVRIIGSRQGLEPSLIRLIDDVEAKTQANTGLVLIVAFNYGGKAEIADATRHLAREVAAGRLSPEDITEDSIAGALYTAGLPDADLIIRTSGEQRISNFLLWQAAYAEFVFVDEYWPDFNEASFIKVLETFAQRDRRFGGIEAKL from the coding sequence ATGTCCATTGATCCAGCCATGAATGTCGAGGTTGCGCAGCGCCCGCGTCTGCGCATTCCAACCCATCTTGGTGTCATCATGGATGGCAATGGCCGCTGGGCGAAAGCCCGCGGCAAGCGCCGGACCGAGGGCCATATCGAGGGCGTCAAGTCGCTGCGCAACCTGGTTGAGCTCTGCATCAACTATGGCGTGGCGCATCTGACGGTGTTCAGTTTCTCCTCGGAAAACTGGACGCGGCCCAAGGACGAGATTTCGTTCATCTTCAATTTGCTGCGGCGCTTTGTTGCATCGGACCTGCAACGGCTGATCCGCAACAATGTGAAAGTGCGCATTATCGGCAGCCGGCAGGGGCTGGAGCCGAGCCTGATCCGGCTGATCGACGATGTCGAAGCCAAGACGCAGGCCAATACCGGCCTCGTGCTGATCGTGGCCTTTAATTATGGCGGCAAGGCCGAGATCGCTGATGCGACACGACACCTAGCGCGTGAAGTTGCGGCGGGCCGGCTGTCGCCGGAAGATATCACCGAGGACTCCATCGCCGGCGCGCTTTATACGGCGGGCCTGCCCGATGCGGACCTGATCATCCGTACCAGTGGCGAGCAACGCATTTCCAATTTCCTGCTCTGGCAGGCGGCCTATGCCGAATTCGTCTTCGTCGACGAATATTGGCCTGATTTCAACGAAGCCAGCTTCATCAAGGTGCTGGAGACATTTGCCCAGCGTGACCGGCGTTTCGGCGGTATCGAGGCAAAGCTTTGA
- a CDS encoding phosphatidate cytidylyltransferase, whose amino-acid sequence MTDQHGSAPEPQPKARRSWSDVGPRLISAAVLLALTASALYIGSYVFAAVVGAVFAGCYREWETMVTRAPLTPAGMVLIGLVAASGLVYPVFGPSGTIVVIALACAIAVGMRGEGVLWRILGLCIYGAIIIAALAMRGDSVASLSAGVIAGIYLGTVVWMTDSAAFFAGRQIGGEKLAPDISPSKTWSGAAGGLALGTGAGLLVWILATDSPWWIGLLLSATISVLGQLGDLSESAVKRHFRIKDSGDIIPGHGGLMDRLDSLTFGILLVLLVGALHGGYGAVAEGLLYW is encoded by the coding sequence TTGACCGACCAGCACGGTTCCGCGCCAGAGCCCCAGCCGAAGGCGCGCCGCAGCTGGTCCGATGTCGGGCCACGCCTGATCTCGGCAGCCGTGCTGCTCGCGTTGACCGCCTCGGCGCTTTACATCGGCAGCTATGTCTTCGCCGCGGTCGTCGGCGCCGTGTTCGCCGGCTGCTATCGCGAATGGGAGACCATGGTCACCCGCGCGCCGCTGACGCCGGCCGGCATGGTGCTCATCGGTCTCGTGGCGGCTTCGGGCCTCGTCTATCCAGTCTTCGGTCCATCTGGGACGATCGTCGTGATCGCCCTGGCCTGTGCCATAGCCGTGGGCATGCGCGGGGAGGGGGTGCTGTGGCGCATCCTCGGGCTCTGCATCTACGGCGCCATCATCATTGCGGCCCTGGCCATGCGGGGCGACAGCGTCGCCAGCCTCTCGGCCGGCGTGATCGCCGGGATCTATCTGGGCACCGTGGTCTGGATGACCGATTCCGCGGCCTTCTTCGCCGGTCGGCAGATCGGCGGCGAAAAGCTGGCGCCCGATATCTCGCCCTCAAAGACTTGGTCGGGCGCGGCGGGTGGCCTGGCACTGGGAACCGGGGCAGGGCTGTTGGTCTGGATCCTGGCGACGGATTCGCCCTGGTGGATCGGCTTGCTGCTCTCTGCGACGATCAGCGTGCTGGGCCAGTTGGGCGATCTGAGCGAGAGTGCGGTCAAGCGGCACTTCCGCATCAAGGATAGCGGCGACATCATCCCGGGCCATGGCGGCCTGATGGACCGGCTCGACAGCCTTACATTCGGCATCTTGCTGGTGCTGCTGGTCGGTGCGCTGCATGGCGGTTACGGCGCGGTAGCCGAAGGCCTGCTTTACTGGTAG
- the rseP gene encoding RIP metalloprotease RseP: MFDFVFWLLSYVVPFLAVLTVIVFVHEMGHYLVARWNGIAIQAFSIGFGRELVGWTDRHGTRWKISAVPLGGYVRFLGDMNEASVPDPEALEKIDPALRPKLFANKNVWQRISVVVAGPLANVLLTFVILYALLMGYGRYTIPPIVGDVIVGSVAEAAGLQSGDVITSVDGYVVRGFEDFQRMVATSPERPVTVGIERDASPQTIIMTPEATEIEDRFGNMQRIGRIGVSRDVDESEVTLYRPGPIEAIGMTGEEIRFIIQRTAAFLGDFFVGRGDVEQLGGPVKVAKVSGEVATLGIVALINLMALLSLNIGIFNLLPVPMLDGGHLMYYLVEAVRGRPLSMKVQEIGFRFGFALVLALMVFTLFNDTIFAHFGILR; this comes from the coding sequence ATGTTCGATTTCGTCTTCTGGCTGTTGTCCTATGTCGTCCCGTTCCTGGCGGTGCTGACGGTCATCGTCTTCGTGCATGAGATGGGCCACTATCTTGTGGCGCGCTGGAATGGCATTGCCATCCAGGCCTTTTCGATCGGCTTCGGCCGCGAGCTGGTCGGCTGGACCGACAGGCATGGCACGCGCTGGAAGATTTCCGCCGTGCCGCTGGGCGGCTATGTGCGCTTTCTCGGCGACATGAACGAGGCCAGCGTTCCCGATCCGGAGGCGCTCGAAAAGATCGACCCGGCGCTACGTCCGAAACTCTTCGCCAACAAGAATGTCTGGCAGCGGATTTCCGTGGTCGTGGCCGGGCCGCTGGCCAATGTGCTGCTGACCTTCGTCATCCTCTATGCCCTGCTGATGGGCTATGGCCGCTACACCATTCCGCCCATCGTCGGTGACGTCATCGTCGGTTCGGTGGCCGAGGCGGCCGGGCTGCAGTCGGGCGACGTCATCACCTCGGTGGATGGCTATGTCGTGCGCGGCTTCGAAGATTTCCAGCGCATGGTGGCGACCAGCCCCGAGCGTCCGGTAACCGTTGGCATCGAGCGTGATGCCTCGCCGCAGACCATCATCATGACGCCCGAAGCGACCGAGATCGAGGACCGCTTCGGCAATATGCAGCGCATCGGCAGAATCGGCGTGAGCCGCGACGTCGACGAATCCGAAGTCACGCTCTACCGGCCCGGTCCGATCGAGGCGATCGGCATGACGGGCGAGGAAATCCGCTTCATAATCCAGCGCACGGCCGCCTTCCTGGGCGATTTTTTTGTCGGCCGCGGTGACGTCGAACAGCTCGGTGGACCGGTCAAAGTGGCCAAGGTTTCCGGGGAAGTGGCGACCCTGGGCATTGTCGCGCTGATCAATCTTATGGCGCTGCTCTCGCTAAATATCGGGATTTTCAACCTTTTGCCGGTACCCATGCTCGACGGCGGACACCTGATGTACTATCTGGTGGAAGCCGTCAGGGGGCGTCCGCTCAGCATGAAGGTCCAGGAAATCGGCTTCCGTTTCGGATTTGCCCTTGTCCTGGCGCTCATGGTGTTCACGCTCTTTAACGACACGATCTTTGCGCATTTCGGGATTCTGCGGTAA
- the bamA gene encoding outer membrane protein assembly factor BamA: MIHPTKLMRGAVLALAIMGAAPLAGYSIPVLGVATAQAQEQLVASVLFEGNKRFTDTQLLAMVDVSSSGVYTQQRVNSDIESIRQAYDRDGFLSVSVAARTEATNDGRVRVIFVVNEGNRAGIAAINFTGNNAFGSNNLKSNMLTKETGILSWLFKDDGYDEQKIAVDRERIRLYYANRGYPDAQVNSVGEYDAAKNAYFINFTINEGQKYEFANVGIETSIDGLNTDALRGTVQTGKGGNYSAVDLQTSIEDMAYEANVQGYSFADVRARLDRDVTNGTFNVTYLVDEGARIYVERINISGNTKTRDFVIRRELEFAEGDPFSRALVVRGRKNIDALGYFSAVNVTTAQGSAPDKVIINVNVTETSTGEYGATAGYSTTDGILGEVSLTERNFLGRGQYLRASIGASESGRTFDFSFTEPRFMGLKVAAGIDAYHRISDEGSSIYYGSQSTGGQVRANIPLTSALSATLFVGGEHKEITDEESNFSVLVDDGQEFNKAFAGYTLTWNSLDDTKSPTEGLFASFTQQYIGWDHNLLKSEARARYYVPLIQDSGIVASVRGQAGIINDLGDDGVHAVEAFRPGSQLIRGFEGGGLGPRLSNGEYLGAVAYAGISGEIEFPIPVLPESYGVSGAVWADAAWIDDGRFPGFDSSLATVDPGSVDVPIRTSVGASLIWDSPFGPLRGDFAHVLDKSSSDRTQVFQITMSSLF, translated from the coding sequence ATGATCCATCCCACCAAGCTGATGCGCGGCGCGGTTCTGGCGCTTGCCATTATGGGTGCAGCACCGCTCGCCGGTTACAGCATCCCAGTTCTTGGCGTTGCGACTGCTCAGGCTCAGGAGCAACTCGTTGCTTCGGTGCTGTTCGAGGGCAACAAGCGTTTCACCGATACCCAGCTGCTGGCGATGGTCGATGTCTCTTCATCGGGCGTCTACACACAGCAGCGCGTCAATTCCGACATCGAGAGCATCCGTCAGGCCTATGACCGCGACGGCTTCCTCAGTGTTTCGGTAGCGGCGCGTACCGAAGCGACCAATGATGGTCGCGTTCGTGTCATTTTCGTTGTCAACGAAGGCAATCGCGCAGGCATTGCGGCGATCAACTTCACTGGCAACAACGCCTTTGGCTCCAACAATCTCAAGAGCAACATGCTCACCAAGGAAACCGGCATTCTCAGCTGGCTTTTCAAGGATGACGGTTATGACGAGCAGAAGATCGCCGTCGACCGCGAACGCATCCGCCTCTACTACGCTAACCGTGGCTATCCGGATGCGCAGGTCAATTCTGTCGGCGAATATGATGCCGCCAAGAATGCCTATTTCATCAACTTCACGATCAATGAAGGTCAGAAGTACGAGTTTGCCAATGTTGGTATCGAAACCAGCATCGACGGCCTGAACACCGATGCCCTCCGCGGCACCGTGCAGACCGGCAAGGGTGGCAATTACTCGGCTGTCGACCTGCAGACCTCGATCGAGGACATGGCTTACGAAGCCAACGTCCAGGGTTACTCCTTCGCCGACGTCCGTGCCCGCCTTGATCGCGATGTGACCAACGGCACCTTCAACGTGACCTACCTGGTCGACGAAGGCGCACGCATCTATGTCGAGCGCATCAATATCTCGGGCAATACCAAGACGCGTGACTTCGTCATCCGTCGTGAGCTGGAGTTCGCCGAAGGCGACCCCTTCAGTCGTGCACTGGTTGTCCGTGGCCGCAAGAACATCGACGCCCTGGGTTACTTCTCTGCCGTCAACGTGACGACGGCGCAGGGTTCGGCTCCGGACAAGGTGATCATCAACGTCAACGTGACTGAAACGTCGACGGGTGAATATGGCGCCACGGCCGGTTACTCGACCACGGACGGCATTCTCGGCGAAGTCTCGCTGACCGAACGCAACTTCCTTGGTCGTGGCCAGTACCTGCGTGCCTCGATCGGTGCCTCGGAATCGGGTCGTACCTTCGACTTCTCCTTCACCGAGCCCCGCTTCATGGGTCTCAAGGTTGCTGCCGGCATCGACGCCTACCACCGCATCAGCGATGAAGGCTCGTCGATCTACTACGGTTCGCAGTCGACGGGTGGCCAGGTTCGCGCCAACATCCCGCTGACCAGCGCTTTGTCTGCCACGCTCTTTGTGGGTGGCGAGCACAAGGAAATCACGGACGAGGAAAGCAACTTCTCCGTCCTGGTTGACGATGGCCAGGAGTTCAACAAGGCGTTCGCCGGCTATACGCTGACCTGGAACAGCCTTGATGACACCAAGTCGCCGACCGAAGGCCTGTTCGCGTCCTTCACGCAGCAGTACATCGGCTGGGACCACAACCTGCTCAAGTCGGAAGCTCGTGCCCGTTACTACGTGCCTCTGATCCAGGATAGCGGCATCGTTGCCAGTGTCCGTGGTCAGGCCGGTATCATCAACGACCTTGGCGATGATGGCGTCCATGCCGTGGAAGCCTTCCGTCCTGGTTCGCAGCTGATCCGTGGCTTCGAAGGTGGTGGCCTTGGCCCGCGTCTGTCGAATGGCGAATACCTTGGTGCCGTCGCCTATGCCGGTATCTCGGGCGAGATCGAGTTCCCGATCCCGGTCCTGCCGGAAAGCTACGGCGTGTCGGGTGCCGTCTGGGCTGATGCCGCGTGGATCGACGATGGTCGCTTCCCTGGCTTCGACTCCAGCCTCGCAACTGTCGATCCTGGCAGTGTCGATGTTCCGATCCGCACGTCGGTTGGTGCCTCGCTGATCTGGGATAGCCCGTTCGGCCCGCTGCGTGGCGACTTCGCCCACGTGCTCGACAAGTCGTCCTCGGACCGCACCCAGGTGTTCCAGATCACCATGTCGTCCTTGTTCTAA
- the lpxD gene encoding UDP-3-O-(3-hydroxymyristoyl)glucosamine N-acyltransferase gives MVDTRFHPFAGPFSISSILSALKRDDLLAGLSGAELSISGACELDMAGPGEIGLAAHANYIEELRATAAGAVIVLPALRDAVPEGAVAIVTDKPHLLFVDILDLLYPSNTRSVLAGGRADLGAPIFERDVVTGSNVVIGAGVEIGRGTVIGANTVIGAGVTIGRNSTIGPNVTIDCAHIGNEVTIHSGVRIGTEGFGWLDHGRSNRKVPQLGRVLLQDRVEVGANTTIDRGALGDTMIGEGTKIDNLVQIGHNCKIGRGCLIAAMSGLAGSTTLEDGVLMGGNSASSGHLTIGAGTVVHARGAVTKDWPPGSKLAGAPAVDIRDHWRELATLRKLSKGDKRG, from the coding sequence ATGGTCGACACCCGTTTCCATCCCTTTGCCGGCCCCTTTTCGATCTCCAGCATCCTTTCTGCGCTCAAGCGCGATGACCTGCTGGCCGGGTTGAGCGGGGCAGAGCTTTCCATCTCGGGCGCCTGCGAGCTCGATATGGCAGGCCCCGGCGAAATCGGCCTTGCGGCCCATGCCAATTACATCGAAGAGCTGCGCGCGACCGCTGCCGGCGCCGTTATCGTGCTGCCGGCCCTGCGCGACGCCGTACCGGAAGGCGCCGTGGCGATCGTCACCGACAAGCCGCATCTGCTCTTCGTCGACATCCTTGATCTGCTTTATCCGTCCAACACCCGCTCGGTCCTGGCCGGTGGCCGTGCTGACCTGGGCGCGCCGATTTTCGAGCGTGACGTGGTCACCGGCTCGAATGTGGTGATCGGCGCTGGCGTCGAAATCGGGCGTGGTACGGTGATCGGCGCCAATACCGTCATCGGGGCAGGGGTCACCATCGGGCGCAACAGCACGATCGGGCCCAATGTCACGATCGACTGCGCCCATATCGGCAATGAGGTCACCATTCATTCCGGCGTGCGCATCGGCACGGAAGGCTTCGGCTGGCTTGACCATGGTCGTTCCAACCGCAAGGTGCCCCAGCTCGGCCGCGTGCTGCTGCAGGATCGCGTCGAGGTCGGCGCCAATACCACCATCGACCGTGGCGCCCTTGGCGACACCATGATCGGCGAGGGAACCAAGATCGATAACCTCGTGCAGATCGGGCACAACTGCAAGATTGGCCGCGGTTGCCTGATCGCGGCCATGAGCGGACTGGCTGGTTCAACGACGCTGGAAGACGGCGTGCTGATGGGCGGCAATTCGGCGTCGTCAGGACACCTGACCATTGGCGCGGGCACCGTGGTGCATGCGCGGGGCGCCGTCACCAAGGACTGGCCGCCCGGCAGCAAGCTTGCCGGTGCTCCGGCCGTCGATATAAGAGATCACTGGCGAGAACTCGCCACTTTGCGGAAACTATCCAAAGGGGACAAGCGGGGATGA
- the fabZ gene encoding 3-hydroxyacyl-ACP dehydratase FabZ, protein MTDSATESTELSAMSLGEILQSLPHRYPFLMIDKIVGINGDESAVGIKNITYNEPIFQGHFPENPIFPGVLIIEGMAQTAGAIVIKFEAGTGKKNIVLMLGIDKAKFRKPAVPGDVLEFHISKIQRRRNVGRYQARAMVGDTLIAEAEISAMIVEANS, encoded by the coding sequence ATGACCGACAGCGCAACAGAGAGCACTGAACTCTCGGCCATGAGCCTGGGCGAAATCTTGCAGAGCCTGCCGCATCGTTATCCGTTCCTGATGATCGACAAGATCGTCGGGATCAACGGCGACGAGTCGGCGGTCGGCATCAAGAACATCACCTATAACGAGCCGATCTTTCAGGGCCATTTTCCTGAAAACCCGATCTTTCCGGGCGTGCTGATCATCGAGGGCATGGCGCAGACCGCCGGCGCCATCGTGATCAAGTTCGAAGCGGGCACGGGCAAGAAGAACATCGTGCTGATGCTGGGCATCGACAAGGCCAAGTTCCGCAAGCCCGCCGTTCCGGGCGACGTGCTCGAATTCCATATTTCCAAGATCCAGCGCCGCCGCAATGTCGGCCGCTACCAGGCCCGGGCCATGGTGGGTGACACGCTGATCGCCGAGGCCGAAATCTCGGCCATGATCGTCGAGGCCAATTCGTGA
- the lpxA gene encoding acyl-ACP--UDP-N-acetylglucosamine O-acyltransferase, whose translation MSDTVVHPSAIVAPGAQLGKGVKIGPYSIVGENVVLGDNVELISHAVVEGRTSIGADSRIFPFASVGHQPQDLKFHGEASRVEIGERCTIRESVTINPGTEGGGMLTKIGDDCLLMACSHVAHDARVGNNVVLANYVGIAGHAIVGDHVRFGGICAVHQFVRIGEHAFIGAHSMVDADVIPYGLAVGNRARLAGLNLVGLKRRGFERESIHRLRAAYRQIFASEGTLRERVEDAAELFKGDRLVQDVVAFIAAASDRPILLPRSVDLEDSQ comes from the coding sequence GTGAGCGATACCGTCGTTCATCCTTCGGCCATCGTTGCGCCCGGCGCCCAGCTGGGCAAGGGCGTCAAGATCGGGCCGTATTCCATCGTCGGGGAGAATGTCGTCCTGGGCGACAATGTCGAGCTGATCTCGCATGCCGTCGTCGAGGGCCGCACCAGCATTGGCGCCGATAGCCGGATTTTTCCTTTCGCCTCGGTCGGGCATCAGCCGCAGGACCTGAAATTCCACGGCGAGGCATCGCGCGTCGAGATCGGCGAGCGCTGCACGATCCGTGAATCGGTCACCATCAATCCGGGTACCGAGGGCGGCGGCATGCTGACCAAGATCGGTGACGATTGCCTGCTGATGGCCTGTTCGCATGTCGCCCATGACGCGCGCGTTGGCAATAATGTGGTGCTGGCCAACTATGTCGGCATCGCTGGCCACGCCATCGTCGGTGACCATGTCCGCTTCGGCGGCATCTGCGCCGTGCACCAGTTCGTGCGCATCGGCGAGCATGCCTTCATCGGCGCGCATAGCATGGTCGATGCCGACGTCATTCCCTATGGCCTGGCCGTCGGCAATCGCGCGCGGCTGGCGGGGCTCAATCTCGTCGGCCTCAAGCGCCGCGGCTTCGAGCGGGAATCGATCCATCGCCTGCGCGCGGCCTATCGGCAGATCTTTGCCAGCGAAGGCACCCTGCGCGAACGCGTCGAGGATGCGGCCGAGCTGTTCAAGGGTGACCGGCTGGTGCAGGACGTGGTGGCCTTTATTGCCGCCGCATCGGACCGCCCGATCCTTCTGCCGCGCAGCGTAGACCTCGAAGACAGCCAATGA